ACAGACTGTGCAGAAGGTAAGAACCCTTCATCTTGGTTACAAAAAACACAACACGCATTATGGTTTTGGGGCAGATCACAATTACTGCCATATCTACTCCATTGATGCTGCTAAGTAGCAACAAACACTTCCTTGAAATCCAGGTTCTGTCTGGCGCTTCCCACAGCTGTAACACCTCCACAAGGAGGCCACAGTCAGCTCGATGGGGGGGTGAATGCTGGTTAGTATGTTAGAAAGCTTCCACAGATGAGCATTAACCACTTGGAGGGAGAGATCCTGCCGCACTTCCAGGCTTCCCTTGCTATgcttccctcctcttctcctctcttcttccctcccacccctccaaacCCATCTCTTAGCTCTAGTGTAAGAGTGCCATGACTTCTCCTTTGACACCCGCCTCTAGGTGGCTTCAGATGCCCAAGACCGCATGCGTGCTGCAGTGGCAGGGGCCAGGGATGCAGTCTGCAGCATGGCTGGTGAGGCAAAAGATGCGGTGACCAGCATGGTGGGTGTGGCCAAAGAGGCTGTCCAGGAGAGCATGGAGATGACCAAATCTGCAGTGACCAGCAGCATGAACACAGTGCTAGGGAAATCTGAGCAACTGATGGACCACTACCTCCCCATGACAGAGGAGGAGCTTGGTGAGAATACTGGTGCTGGCTCTCCATGACCCAATAGCAGAATGGGGCTTTAACCTCTGTATCCTACTCCTCTGCTCCCTCACGCTCTGTGGGGTAACAAGGGCCATGCAACCCACCTTGATCACATGGGCCTGCTGTCTCTTGCAACTTGAGAATCTGACTTATTTTCTGCCCATTAGGTGGCAGCTAGTGGACATCCTGCAGCAAATGTTGGCAGCTGGAAACAGTTTACCATAGATCCTTTCTTTACATAAAATATGGTATTGGTGGGTGGAGGGGAATCTCCAGCCTCATccgggagggagggctgggaatGAATGTCCGTGTATTGGTGTCCATGTCTCTGCCTAATCCCTCATTGTAGTGATCCTTAACTTGTGTTTGACACATCAGTGCCTGTAGCTAGGCCTCCATAGCCTGGAACAGGATTCCACACACTGGGGTCTGACTCTGTAGTTCAGGTCTCATCACAACTGGCCATTTCTCCCTTGCTATATTCCAGCTGAGCTGGCAACCCCTATGGAGGGGTCTGGAGAGCAGAAGAGTTACTTTGTGCGTCTGGGCTCCCTGTCTACCAAACTCCGCCAGCGAGCCTACCAGCACACCCTGGGCAAGATGAGACAAGCCAGGCAGCACACCCTGGAGGccctctcccagctccagcaAACCATCGACCTGGTAGGGCCTTTTGTCTTATTGTGCTTTCCCCTGTAGCTGCTCTAATCACTGAAGCTCAGACTGGGGCTTGCCAAGCTCTACATGTCCCTGAATGATCATATGAGCAGGTGGGGGTCATGTAGTGTCTGCACACAACTAGAATTCAAAGCCCAGCTGAGTGCCATGTAGTGCTGGGTGCATGGTATGGTACACCACTCCCATAGATGCAGGTGACACTGGTCTTTGGTGGCTGCAGAAGTCAACAGCTCCCTTCCAGGTGGAGGGTCTCTAGCCTAGTGGTATCACAGGTGTGGCACTGTCTGCTTCACTCAGCTTCTGCTGCTCCCCTGTACACAAGACACTGGGAGCAATACTGGGAGTAGCTCTTGTTCTCTGCTGTCCTGCACAGTGACTGAACCCTTGTGTCCTCTAGATGGAACATGCCAAGGAGGCCGTGAGTCAGAAGGTTCATGATgggcaggagcagctgcagcagatgTGGCTAGAGTGGCACAAGGGCCAGCTAGGAGGCAATGAGGATGACGGCTCACCACAGCCAGAGGTATCTGACGGGTTGTACTCCTGGGGTGTGATGTAGGAGCTGTTGGAACCactgattctctcccccccccccccccccccaacaactcAGCTGGGTTGGCCTTTCTCATGTTGCTCTGCTGATAACAGGCCTTGGAGAGGCTGGCTGTGAATCACCCACCACAACAGCAGGTGGCtccacacacccaactgagttacctgagtgctttacctaagccactcatgGACAAACAggaggccccccccccagccaatttcccagctcccctgctgcGCACCCCTACTAGAGCAAAAACCTAGAATTATACCATCTTatgctgcacagggatctgtttgCTTCCCCCCTTGATGTGGGGAAGATGTGCAACAGCCTCTGTTTAGAGATAGGATTCCCAAACACTTATCTTTAAGATACACTgttaagataaaacaagtttaactacagaaagatatcACTTATAATTGCTTAAAGTCTAGCaagcagattacttagcaaataaacaaacacaaactaaGCCTAATATATACTAGATATGGTTTGAattagtaatttctcaccctggtTTATATGagcagtccaccaagtttccatatgtaggctagaaatccctttagcctgggaccagcacttcctcCAATCTGCCTCTCAGGGATTTCCAGAAGCCCTCTTGTGTGGGGAGCAAGGCCAAGAGATGTCTCTCCACATAacttggaacaaagggttcccaccaagttgccagcccagtttgtggggaaaaatacaggtaccaaaatggagttcagtgtcatgtggtctggtcacatgcccttgcatgccttgctgagtaatagcagccattactcatagGCTAGCTGAAACATTCCCAGGAAGGCTATCAGCCCTCTatagcttcttcattgttgtacctcaAAGGCTGCTTGTGGTGTCTTCAACTTCACAACCTCTtccagtaacacatacatagcataTACAGTCTGAGagattaatgttcaacagattgaGACTTTCAgagtgataccttacaaggcatactttgtacaaaatgccACATAATCATATTACTATGGTGAATGtggggtgcagagtgtcacaGTATCCTTGTCCTCTTGCTAAGATGCAGTGTGACAATGCTGTATGTCACATCCTGACAGGAGTGAGCTTCACATGCATCTAAtcactcccttctctctctccaggagATGGCGTCCCAGGCTCTAGCCACTTCCCATAACCTCATCTTGCAGGTGCAGACTGCCTGCCATAGCCTCCTGCCCAACATCCAGGGTCTCCCTGCCGCTCTCCAGGAGAAGGTTCAGCAAGCCTATGAGAACATGGGAGAGCTCCAGACTTCCTTCTCCAATGTCCAGTCCTTCCAGGAGCTGTCTGAGGGTATCCTGACCCAGACCCGGGAGAAAGTGACCAAAGCCCAGGAGTCCCTGGATGAGCTGCTGGAATATGTGGTGCAGAATGCTCCCCTCACGTGGATTGTGGGACCCTTTGCTCCTGCTGGAGACTCCACAGAGCCAGTGGGGGAACCAGCAGAGGAGAAGGTCACAGCCTGAAGGTTTCATATCCATGCCTCCTCCGCCCCCATGCTGCAGATGTTTGTGGTGAACAGCATGTCGCACTCTTCAGTTACTGCAGCAACTCTCATGGAATGGAGGCAAATCTCATCACCTTGATGATCCTAGCTGCACTGGGTCTGCTATTCTAATACCTTGGCTTTCTCATCTCCTCACTAGTTAGTGACTGACAGGATAACTTCTCATGAGTACCCAACTGTCTAGAACACCCACCTATTAAATGGGCCTTATGCCTTCTGAGGGCTTCCAGCTGTGACTCATGGTGACTTGGCTTCTAACAGCTGTTGATGGGTTTGCAGGATGGGAGAACCAGCTCAGTAGGTCCAACTTCCAGGCTGGAGAAGGGTGGGTCAGAGATGGGAACCCCACTACATGGGAATCCTGGGGTGTTGAGCACATGCTGGCTACAGGGGCTGACTCCAGTCCACCTAGAGGTTCTAAGGGATCACTTGTCCAGTATGAGGGCTCCACCTTGCCTTCCTCCAACAGCATTTAACCAGTGCTGCTAGTTCAGTTATTATGGGTGTTCCTCCCACCTCTCATTCCTGTGCTGGGTTTCTCTAAGGTAACTGTAACAAGCCTTGTTAATGGAACTGCATATGGGCTGGTGGATATAAAAGGTTTCTGCTGGTGACTAAACACTTCTGTATGTTAAAACAACTAGCCTCTTCCACAATAAACACTAGCTGCTTTCAACAAAGGTCTCTCGTCCTTGTGTTCATCTGCAGATCTCTCCATGTGACTCCCTGTCTTGCTATCCCACCTCAAATGTACCCTCTGAGCCAGGTTCTGGAGACCAGCTCTCTCTGAGTAGGGCAGCCTGACTTCAGTTCCTTTGCTGACTTGCTGTCCTGGGCCTTCCCAACTCCCTAGGACAGGATCTGAGGGCTAACAATGCCAGGAAAAGGTCTCCCATGGATGCTGTTCTGCCATTCCACCCCTCTGAAGACAATGCAGGTCTGGAGTATTGTTCAGACCCTGGCTATGGGAATGATGCTCTGCCCTGGATCACTCAGATTTCTGGGGCTTGCCACTCTACCTTCCCTTCCCCATTTCTTACCCTGACCAGTCCTATGTTGCCTTCCCTGAGTCCTACCACTCACCCTCTCGTTGGCTTTATGCTCTAACAAAGGAGATGCTTAAAGCCTTCATGAGAGAAGCTAGTTTGGCACTGATAAGTGTTTCTAGTCAGGCAGGGTTGGGGGAACTTGGTCTCAGGCAGGATGATGCTAAAGCATCCTCCTTGCTACAAGTACTGGTGTAAAATGCTCCCCTGAAAGGTGACTGTAGTCTCACCCATAACACTCACCACCTACCTGGGAACCAGACCAGCTTGAAGACAATGCTCAGATAACTAGGTCCTCCCTCTGGTTTCTCCTGCCATCTACTGCACTCAACATGCCTGCATGGATTTCAAAGAAGCAGAACTTAACCCAGTATGTTAACACAGGTAGAAAAGACATTTGAGAAATGACCCAAAGGAATTTAAGGGAactcttcttccttctctcccctcccccccaaacccccccgaCACAATTGTCAGTCTCACCAAAGCTACATACAGTATTTCCCTAGCTCAAATATTTGGTGTCTTTGCTGTGGTCAGTGTGGTTCCACATGAAGCATTCTTCTTCAGATTACAAGAATGCTATTAAGGTTGCAGTGTTTCTAGAACTTCCTGGGCttcaaaacacaacaacaaatcaGTCAGGCCTCTGTTAGTATAAACCACTTGTGAATATATGCTATGGCCTTCTTTAGCTCAAGGTGTAGCACCTTGTACTTAAGCAGCCCTGGTTCAATTGCCAGGGTTTCATTGAAATTCTGactgaaaaaaaatttcaattaacGCCAAGTTGTGGCTTGCAAAATCCCATGCAATTAACTAGTGAAACACTTACATAAAGTTTTGTGAAAATGTCTCTCCTGTTCCCACCACTCACCTGTGAGAAAATGGAAAAGACACCACATGTACAAGAAAATAAGACCCTTTTATGTGTTATGCAGATGTTTCTCCTCAGGAAGTCTGCATGGGTGCTTCCTGGCCCATGTGACACAAGGCACTTGTGTAACTCTCAATTTTAGCCAAAGGGAAAATTGTCACAGCAGCTGCAGTACCAGAATGTAGCCAATCTGCCAAGGAGTAGCAGAGAGACCTGTAGAACACATTTAAGAGTATTCCTAGACAAGCTGAGGCTAGTGAAAATATAGGCTACAATTATAAATGGAATCCATGAGGATAGCCAGAAATTAAGTAAGGAGGCATCTTGGCTGGTCCTGGACCAAGGAAAACATCCCAGCCTTTCCCAAAATAGACAGTGAAGCAAGCAACCACACAAAATGCCCAATTGCACTGAACAACAGGGTCAGCACCCTAGTGTGGAATGGGGCTACAGCCTCTAGGAAGCATATTCTGGGGCCTCCTATGGGAGCTTGGGAGACCTGAAATGGGCTGATTACTTTGTCCAAGTGCCATCTTTTAGCTACGCTGCCCTCTAGGAGCCAAGTCCTGCTGTGATGAAGTGGtcagctcttctgggcaggaatTATGAGCCCTAAGCATTCCCTGAGAGGCATTGTCTCACTCAGTGGTTGTACTTCTCAGCCAATCACGCTGATAAAACATCTAAAATTATGGCTCTCACTATTCCCCTGAGAGCCCTGCTGCCCACACGCCAGAGaaatctcatttattttaatatcccTGTTCAAATGAGCCAGCTGATGGCATATGATTTaaaactagctaactgataggtctcagaatgtaattgtaaacagggaatcaccaTGGAGTTgatgtatttctagtggggtcccatggggatcagttcttggccctatattattttaacacttttatcaatgacctggaagaaaaataaaataaaatcatcactgataaaatttgcacatgacaaaaaaattggggaagtggtcaCTAATcaagaggacaggtcacttggactagcaaacaatatgcattttaacatggctaaatgtatatgcctaggaacaaagaatgtaggccatcctGGgtgaaacagtgactctgaaaaagatttgggggataatcaactgaacatgagctcccagtgtgatgttaTGGCAAAA
This genomic window from Trachemys scripta elegans isolate TJP31775 chromosome 6, CAS_Tse_1.0, whole genome shotgun sequence contains:
- the LOC117879650 gene encoding perilipin-3-like, whose amino-acid sequence is MGNAINSKVTTPFCMSGNATEIQAVCPEPQGQEQQTVAGRVADLPLIRSACEMASDSYAATKETHPAMKAVCDVAETGVRAITSAAITGAQPILDQLESQIAAANEYACKGLDTLEGKLPVLQQTVQKVASDAQDRMRAAVAGARDAVCSMAGEAKDAVTSMVGVAKEAVQESMEMTKSAVTSSMNTVLGKSEQLMDHYLPMTEEELAELATPMEGSGEQKSYFVRLGSLSTKLRQRAYQHTLGKMRQARQHTLEALSQLQQTIDLMEHAKEAVSQKVHDGQEQLQQMWLEWHKGQLGGNEDDGSPQPEEMASQALATSHNLILQVQTACHSLLPNIQGLPAALQEKVQQAYENMGELQTSFSNVQSFQELSEGILTQTREKVTKAQESLDELLEYVVQNAPLTWIVGPFAPAGDSTEPVGEPAEEKVTA